A window of the Tiliqua scincoides isolate rTilSci1 chromosome 5, rTilSci1.hap2, whole genome shotgun sequence genome harbors these coding sequences:
- the LOC136650908 gene encoding histone H3, protein MARTKQTARKSTGGKAPRKQLATKAARKSAPATGGVKKPHRYRPGTVALREIRRYQKSTELLIRKLPFQRLVREIAQDFKTDLRFQSSAVMALQEASEAYLVGLFEDTNLCAIHAKRVTIMPKDIQLARRIRGERA, encoded by the coding sequence ATGGCTCGTACCAAGCAGACCGCTCGCAAATCCACCGGTGGGAAGGCGCCCAGAAAGCAGCTGGCTACCAAGGCTGCCCGCAAGAGCGCCCCGGCCACGGGGGGAGTGAAGAAGCCCCATCGCTACCGCCCCGGCACGGTGGCCCTGCGGGAAATCCGGCGCTATCAGAAGTCTACCGAGCTACTGATCCGCAAGCTGCCCTTCCAGCGCCTGGTGCGTGAAATCGCGCAGGACTTCAAGACGGACCTGCGCTTCCAGAGCTCGGCGGTGATGGCCCTGCAGGAGGCGAGCGAGGCTTACCTGGTGGGGCTCTTCGAGGACACCAACCTGTGCGCCATCCACGCCAAGCGGGTGACCATCATGCCCAAAGACATTCAGCTGGCCAGGCGCATCCGTGGGGAGCGAGCGTAA
- the LOC136651832 gene encoding histone H1.01-like: MSETAPEAPAAPVPAKAPAKKPRRPAGAPKPRRAAGPSVTELLTKAVAASRERSGVSLAALKKALAAAGYDVERNNGRIKLGLRSLVSRGTLLQTRGTGASGSFRLNRKQEGGERTASRAAPRASRPAKAPARKPRTPAKKSPKRAPRKPAKKSPKKPAKSPRKAQPKAKAKKAARTPKAVKPKAKPRTPKAKAAKPRKTAPKKK; encoded by the coding sequence ATGTCCGAGACGGCCCCCGAAGCACCCGCCGCCCCCGTCCCCGCCAAGGCGCCGGCCAAGAAGCCCCGCAGGCCGGCGGGCGCGCCCAAGCCGCGCAGGGCGGCGGGCCCTAGCGTGACGGAGCTGCTGACCAAGGCGGTGGCCGCGTCCCGGGAGCGCAGCGGGGTGTCCCTGGCCGCGCTCAAGAAGGCGCTGGCGGCCGCGGGCTACGACGTGGAGAGGAACAACGGACGCATCAAGCTGGGGCTGCGCAGCCTCGTCAGCCGCGGCACCCTGCTGCAGACGCGCGGCACCGGCGCCTCCGGCTCCTTCCGGCTCAACCGCAAGCAGGAGGGCGGCGAGCGGACGGCCAGCAGGGCCGCCCCCAGGGCCAGCCGGCCCGCCAAGGCGCCCGCCAGGAAGCCCCGCACGCCCGCCAAGAAGAGCCCCAAGAGGGCGCCCAGGAAGCCCGCCAAGAAGAGCCCCAAAAAGCCGGCCAAGAGCCCCCGCAAGGCCCAGCCCAAAGCCAAGGCCAAGAAGGCGGCCAGGACCCCCAAGGCCGTCAAGCCCAAAGCCAAGCCCAGGACCCCCAAGGCTAAGGCGGCCAAGCCCAGGAAGACCGCGCCCAAGAAGAAGTGA